The Gossypium hirsutum isolate 1008001.06 chromosome D07, Gossypium_hirsutum_v2.1, whole genome shotgun sequence genome includes the window TGTTACAAGTGGTGTCAAGATCCACTGCGGAAGCTGAGTATCGAACCTTGGCTCATGTCACTGCTGAAATAACTTGGATTCGATCGCTATTGACTGAACTAGGTGTGTCACTTGCAAGTAAAGATCTGGTTTGGTGTGACAGCTTAGTTGCCATTGCTATAGCAAACAATCCAGTCATGCATTCCAAGTTTAAACACGTGGAGCTAGACTTGTTCTTTGTAAGAGAAAAGGTGGTGGACGGTTCACTGCAAGTTGGTCATGTTTCTGGGCAAGATCAGATTGCTGATATATTGACCAAGCCCTTGGCTGTAGGGTTATTTGACAAATTTAGGAAGAAACTCGGAGTGGTCTCCATAGGAGGGGATATTATGCAGAAGCAAGGAACGTCGAGAAGTAGGAGCCATGTTATGGATAAGAATCAGTTAGTTCAAAGCagttagttaattaatatttgtTAGCAGTTATCGTTAGCAATTAATAAACCTAGGTATTAAATACTCAATTGTTATTGCACTTTTAGTATGCATTCAATAAATCTTGACATCAAATATCAGGGTCTCAACTCGATTGAGCAATTACTGAAAATCTTTTCTTTTATGAAATATCACATATTAATATGAATGTATTTTTGTCATGAGTTGGTGTGAACTATTAACTTGGTCCTAACTCAATTGAGTAATTGTTGAAAAACCTTCATTTATAAAAATTGTGGCACCCGTGTGATATTACaaacttttaaaatgaaaaaaaattgtttaagcCCGCAATACCCATGTATCTTTAAAAAACtactaaaagaattaaataagttAGAGGTTcttatactatttttaatttaagGTGGGTTTGGTTGGGCGGTATGTTTACTTGTGGTTAATATAAAAATAGCGGTGGCAGTAAGATTAAATACTGTAGTGATATTATaatgtgagacaaaaagtaagctaaacgcaccgtaTCCCACCGCCCATCTAAactcacttttaaaattttaagaaattgaatttgtatatattttttaattttaaaattttaatctctgTGAATTTTACAATTAAAGTTATTAATGTAacgattataaaaaaataaattaatctttttatcctgtttttatcaatttaatcttattctttaaaagcaaataaaaattaagttgtcttttttatttttctctttccaTTTTGGGTTGGAGAGATGAGATTAATAATTAAGATTGAACTTGATGTGACATAGTCATTAATGGTGTTGGGATGATGCTACTTGAGTATTTGGGGTGACGTGGGCTCCAATACTAaggcataaaaaaatattttaaatttaagaaaataaattaattttacagagtgtataaaaatatgtacagtTAAGCACGTTTTTCTTTTAACGGTCAAATTTTCGATACAATTGACAGTTAGACGCCCTTccaaaattaatctatttttttttaaatttcaaaaaaatcaacttatttttaacatatattcctaattcaaaattaaaagccaatgaTTTAACTCGataaaaaaataatcttaaataataataataattttattagtaaAGGTTGTTTTCCACATTCCAACATCGACTATCATTGTTACTTAAACTCTTGATCTTTTgggttttttattaaattattataaaaaaataatcaaaatattataactttttttatttatcaaaatattataattttttatttattaaaatataccaaaaataaaaaataaaaaacctgcaaaaaagaaaacctgtggcggcaccaatggtgctaaaggactaaaatgtaattatCTGCAGTTTCAAGGACTTGACAtgcaaatttactattttaaattttgaaagtgaattgctGTGCGTGTGGGGCTCACTAAAGTTGAAATGTGGCTAATTGACTTCTAAGtcctcattatttattattttctttttattcccctttaactcatttttttatttaataaataagccctcaacctatttttgtagttaaataagctcttaatctatgatttttactcataaaagtcctttattttattattaaagtaaatatattttacctaaagtaaagctatttaaaaaagtataaactaattcgcattttatgtattattttggtaatttgatgagaatagtttatttaaaaaatttactaaatttgatgagaatagtttataattataatttattttttctatttgggttacatttatgggtgatcagttttattattatttttaattcttcaataaGGCTTGCCTGgtatttctattaaattttttaattaaatctaatattagttaagtgataattaagatacttggaattctaattaagtaataactctattttaatttaataaactattctcatcaaattacttaaaaactctattttaatttaataaactattctcatcaaattaccaaaatagaGTTTATTAAATTAGAGTTTATTAAATGAGAAtcgtttattaaattaaaatagagttattacttaattagaattctaagtatcttaattatcacttaactaattagaatttattacttaattaaaataaggagggcttagaagaCAATTAGctacattttaattttagtgcGCCCACACGCACAGCGCCataattcactttcaaaattcaaaatggtaaatttgcatgtcaGGTCCTTGAAACTGCAGATAGTTACATTTTAGTTCTTTAGCatcattggtgccgccaatctcTTTGGCACCTTTGCTGCAGCCAcaggtttttcttttttgcaggtttttgttttctatttttttggtatgttttggtaaataaaaaaattataatattttgattattttttttatttttttataataattttttgctTCTAAAAATTTATATACACAAATTTCTAACGTTATTCCAATATACCGAAATTTTGAACGTTTTAGTTTCTTCTTCGAGCCCACCGTAGATTTCTAAAAACCTACAAACAAAATTTCAGATTTCAGCTTTTAAATAATCACATCTCAATTGCTTTGCAGCGGTCTGATTGTCGAGTTTACCGACACTACTAACTTGTTTTATTAGAAAAaggattataatattttgatggAAAAACTCTGCCAAGAAATGGTTAATCAAGAGCTTGATAAGCTTTTGATAATTGTTTAGAGAAAAGCAACTTGCTCGGAATAAGAGCCACTCAATGCATTATCAATATGCTTTTATCACACAACAAAATCACGTGAGAGTGGTCCAAATGCAATCAGATAAAAATAGATAATTCACATTGCAATTTACTTCCTTTAAGTATATtaggttaaaatgtaaaataatgtttttattaaaaatacttaCTAATTATATATCAGCAtaatgtataaataaaatattacaaggtattatttaattattttattaaaaatatctagttttaataataaaaatggatataGCAAAGATGCAAGACATAAAGTTAAACCCATCTCTTTCTCTCATTTCAACATGAAGTTGATTTCATTTTCGGGGCCCCCATACCTAGGAGGCCGAGAGCCGCCCTAAACTTTGAAAACAAATTCACTCTTAATTTTACTCTATATATGTATTCCATGTTAATGTTTTCATAAAGTTTAATTTTCTATCTTTTGGTTATAATATTTATTCCAAAGTTAAGATATGATTGAGATTCTACCATGCCAAACATGCTTGTAAAAAGGCCCTAAATTAACAAATGATTTGGGACTTCATCGTGTGTGCCACTTGCCATTCACTGTGCAACATATCATACTCCTATAGACTATGCTTTACTCATTTTGCCATGCTACTTCATtacgtattattatttttatcataatcTAGGTGATAATGATTAATCATACaatgtattttattttcataagtaGAGATTAAATCTTTAATCATAAGATTAACAGATGAAGTCAACAATTAATATACAACCTCTCTAAAGAATATTTAGATAttcttttctcaaaaaaaaacttattaaaattttaaaaatcttattagACGCGATAACTTAGTGCAATTCACCAccgtgtatgtatatatatgtgtgtatacatatatacatgcacACAGAAAGACTATGGGCTATAAAAGGGGAAAGGTCCTCTTCCATTAAAATGGTTTTAAGGTAGAGGGAGAGAGAGACAAAAGAGCGATATGGGGAGGAGTCCATCTTGCCCCAAGGAAGGACTCAACAAAGGAGCTTGGACTGCATTGGAGGATAAATTACTTGCATCATATATTAAAGCTCATGGGGAAGGCAAATGGAGCGACCTCTCCAGGAGAgctggtatatatatataaaaccccAAAGTGAAATTATTGTAATTAAGCTTTTCAATTGATGCCTTTTGATGGTTTATTATCCCCCAAAATGAAGGTTTGAAAAGATGTGGCAAAAGTTGCAGACTTAGATGGCTGAATTATCTTAGACCAGATATCAAAAGAGGCAACATCTCCCGTGATGAAGAAGAACTCATTATCAGACTCCATAATCTTCTTGGAAACAGGTTGTTAATCTCTCTCTCCCCTTCTTTTTTACAATGGGAATCGAAATTAAGAGGTACTGAGTTCCTTACTGCTCATTGTGTGATGCTGTGCAGGTGGTCGTTAATAGCTGGAAGGTTACCGGGGCGAACAGATAACGAAATCAAGAACTACTGGAACACTGTTTTGAGAAAGAGAGCCAAAGGTCAAGCATCCATTGGAACTCCTCCAAGCAAATCTACACATAAAATGCTATCAACCGAGTCTGGAGACTGTGAACCCTTGCGTTCGCCCCGGGCTACGAAAGCAAAAATCAAAGTGATTCTAACTAAAGCCACTAGGTCCAGCAGCAAGGTCAGGATCCCAACACAGCTACCTGCAGCTCAACATACTGATAAGCTTCGAGATGGTCAGCTTAACTCAACAAATAATAATCAAGAAATGAGTGGAAATATTGCAACAGTGGAAGCTCACAATGGAACCCAAGTGCTTGATTCGTTGTACAGTGATGGTGGCGGCACAGATTTGTTAAATGAGCAGCTAAAGGAAAGGGATGTTGAATTTGAGGAGAACCCTATGCAACCCTTAGCCTTTGATGAGGCAATGTTTAAGAATTGGACCGTAAATCCTTGTCTTAATGGCAATGACGCCATGGATTTTGATTCTTTGGCCCTTTTGCTCGAGACGGATGAATTTAGCTTTTGTAGGAATATCAATTTCCAAACATAGGGTGGAAATTAATCAATATTGGTTGTATCTATTCTTAGAGAAAATACTGCTACTTTGCTTGTTGAAAGCTGCATATAATAAACTCATCAACGAGTATGGTTAATCCTGACCTTGATGTTTTTAGAATTCTTCATCCATTTGATCTTTGGAAGTTTTTGTTTTTAACTTAAGCGAATCACGCGTTTCTGAATTTGTCTTTATATCATACGGAGCCGACATTTATCCAAGATGATGGGGTGCTAAGTCAATAATTGCTTTtgcatttgagtttttttttgaactttttgatgtaattagattttgtatttaattaaggTGATTAAGATGAATGTATTTAGGAAGTAGTCATTTAATTAAGATGTATGAATGTATTAGATCAAAGAGCCATGTTACTGTATGTATGTACgaaatttaaagttatttagaacatctggtaaaagtatcatggaggctcctgtattaagagttagattgcattttactttttctactcaaaaaaataaataagttagtCCCTGTACATTAAATTCAAGGGCAAATTAatcctttctattaaaaatttcatttattgatGTGTCATGTGTATCTCATGCTAATGTAAATAGacgaaatttttaacaaaatggctaatttactctttgatttaatatacagtggctaatttactaattttttagtaaaaagaGCAAAATAAAATCCGACTCCTAATACAGGGATCTGCATAATACTTTTACCTGAAACATCTATATAAAAGATTGTAAGTAATGAAGTCATAGTGCGAAAGAAAGCTAGaagtatatataaatttaatattccATTTTCACATCAACTTAGATTTTCTCCAACAATTATCTAATGTATTTTTAGAATTCGAGGACATCAAAAGATCGAATTTTGGTGTCCATAGGATTGAGTTTTTGCTAATTGTTTGATATGGTGTATTTTTGCTTCGTGGTGTTTGATTGAGGTTGCGTTGGTTTTACCTTTTGTGATGTATCTTTGGGAATTGTACTGGATTGACAGTGTTTGtcacttttattttaatataataaacgTTTTACCCAGAAAAAAAACTGATTGATATACCATGCTTTAAGATtcgattaaaaatttaatttttaaatctttaATTCGATTAAAAATAAAACCTCCTTGAAAAATATAAGATTAGTAGATAGCAATAAGTAAGGGTTGTATTCACGTAGACTAATggtaattttatttctttaataaaaataagataagggggtttaaaatttaaaactaaaattaaacagtGTGATTTTGatggaatttgatattatattatttctGAATTATTATTCTTTGTTAAAAATGATACATGATCattgaaagggaaaagaaaggctAGAGTGGACGACAAGTGACGCGAGCTTTTGGTTTGTATCTCTATGACCCGAGACTATTCTAGTTATTGCATATTaatgacattttgcattataTAATATTGAAGTGAGTTCTTAAtggttattgagttgaaatgctaTGACTGAAATTGAATATCGagacagggactaaattgaatagaatagaaagtTGTATGACTTAACTGATATAGGAAATTGGTTTGAAATTGAGTTGTATTTTGTTATGttatatgataaaataatgaaCTGATTCTGAATTCAGAATGATGAGATGTGAATTGAACTATGTTATGAAATTGGAAATTGGTTATTCTATTAATTGTATTGgtctatacttttatttatccAATGATGCACTTACATATCAGTATATTTTCTTCAGTATATCGTATGATGCacttacatgccattatattTGCTTCGGTATATACTGGCATTGAAGACTAAATGTTTTACTATACTAATTAGAAAAAGGCCACATCATCATTTCCATTAACCCTTTAACTGAGAGTAACCAAAACATTAATAATCTAAAACGttaatgatgaaattgaaagtttttaGTTTAGTGACTAAAACAGAAACACACTAATAGTTTGGTGACTAATtgt containing:
- the LOC121219237 gene encoding transcription factor MYB1 isoform X1: MGRSPSCPKEGLNKGAWTALEDKLLASYIKAHGEGKWSDLSRRAGLKRCGKSCRLRWLNYLRPDIKRGNISRDEEELIIRLHNLLGNRWSLIAGRLPGRTDNEIKNYWNTVLRKRAKGQASIGTPPSKSTHKMLSTESGDCEPLRSPRATKAKIKVILTKATRSSSKVRIPTQLPAAQHTDKLRDGQLNSTNNNQEMSGNIATVEAHNGTQVLDSLYSDGGGTDLLNEQLKERDVEFEENPMQPLAFDEAMFKNWTVNPCLNGNDAMDFDSLALLLETDEFSFCRNINFQT
- the LOC121219237 gene encoding transcription factor MYB123 isoform X2, whose product is MGRSPSCPKEGLNKGAWTALEDKLLASYIKAHGEGKWSDLSRRAGLKRCGKSCRLRWLNYLRPDIKRGNISRDEEELIIRLHNLLGNRWSLIAGRLPGRTDNEIKNYWNTVLRKRAKGQASIGTPPSKSTQLPAAQHTDKLRDGQLNSTNNNQEMSGNIATVEAHNGTQVLDSLYSDGGGTDLLNEQLKERDVEFEENPMQPLAFDEAMFKNWTVNPCLNGNDAMDFDSLALLLETDEFSFCRNINFQT